The following are encoded in a window of Pelecanus crispus isolate bPelCri1 chromosome 6, bPelCri1.pri, whole genome shotgun sequence genomic DNA:
- the PLEKHG3 gene encoding pleckstrin homology domain-containing family G member 3 — MPVPTCLQHPALSPVPEPGHAMEEPAGGGAEPWAEGLRNNNNNASLGGWPTGRGGHPLAPFGGPGAEPSYLGRVVLEIVESERTYARDLRSIVEGYLGKIIDAEEPVLRPEQVSALFGNIEDIYELSSTLLQNLESCASDPVAVAVCFVTRSQEFTIYTQYCNNYPSSVAALAECMRSKPQARFLRECQERLRHALPLGAYLLKPVQRILKYHLLLQEIAKHFEHKSGDDYEVVLEAIDTMTCVAWYINDMKRKHEHAIRQQEIQSLLLGWKGPDLTSYGELVLEGTFRVQRVRHERAVFLFDKTLLITKRRGDHYVYKSHIPCSSLMLIESTRDSLCFSLAHYKHGKQQHSLQAKSVEEKRLWTHHIKRLILENHHAIIPQKAKEAILEMDLFYPPRLPRCSPEHLKKSWSCQPLGDTAAEPRQGRRQSEPFQHRDRADTLPDQLHGHTGRRQSGADAGGDRGPQLGWGGLEPAKQILRQLGEQGLKHAGSDGALLEVGEPPLHPRAWAAAEGVVEEEEEEEEEEEEAMGKDCQEELPRAGELLVEPQEEQAGRHPPVPEGPKRPSSWGPGTCEKVSAALQSLPRSPGAPSTHLPTPPQADSAVEHPEGLGAPEAPSSAGTPAPVLPGGEGEPEHAAEDLQGLSSEEEEEEEEEGAASSILPPSVLDQASIIAERFGGGGSFSRRSSLALEGPAGRPASCSGSVLSLDGGPPLEAGEPGDSRSTVPSPEPLAGARRESLLSSRDRLLLDKIKSYYGHAEHQDAGFSVRRRESLSFIPKGLVRSSVCRLNGLPRPPASPEPPAQPAPEGPEVSPEGPTASPAGPMASPEEPCRENGLQAPEPLLILEEDDVGAVGEGLPAGSPSRRRLLLTPPHAGTKVYQLARQYSLRIKSRRAGARRAPAQPEERDPCASTPLAVPRGRGPAALPSPGAPRSPPSPGSAEPFTWPDVRELRARFGAPRPPPVSRSRSAPEGPCRGGRPAEKERGSGRSRSAEAAGGSSTPGPVPARHGSDGALWVAAEAPLGSGQQVLVLERLPPPTEPPTYVQIRSPTTREKICLKAVVERCKAYQASEEYRRRCPEPPDASEPPRPGLVRDLRQKFQTLDAAS, encoded by the exons ATGCCGGTGcccacctgcctgcagcaccctgccctgaGCCCGGTGCCGGAGCCCGGCCACGCCATGGAGGagccggccggcggcggggccgagccgtgGGCCGAGGGGCTgcgcaacaacaacaacaacgcTTCCCTGGGGGGGTGGCCAACCGGCCGCGGCGGGCACCCCTTGGCACCTTtcggcggccccggcgccgaACCCAGCTACCTGGGGCGGGTGGTGCTGGAGATCGTGGAGTCGGAGCGCACCTACGCCCGCGACCTGCGCAGCATCGTGGAG GGTTACCTGGGTAAGATCATCGACGCGGAGGAGCCGGTGCTGCGGCCGGAGCAGGTCAGCGCGCTTTTCGGCAACATCGAGGACATCTATGAGCTCAGCAG CACCCTGCTGCAAAACCTGGAGAGCTGCGCCAGCGACCCCGTGGCCGTTGCCGTCTGCTTCGTCACCCGG AGCCAGGAGTTCACCATCTACACCCAGTACTGCAACAACTACCCCAG ctCGGTAGCGGCGCTGGCTGAGTGCATGAGGAGCAAGCCGCAGGCTCGGTTCCTCCGCGAGTGCCAGGAGCGGCTGCGGCACGCGCTGCCGCTCGGCGCCTACCTGCTCAAGCCCGTCCAGAGGATCCTCAAGTATCACCTACTGCTCCAG GAGATCGCCAAGCACTTTGAGCACAAGTCGGGGGACGACTACGAGGTGGTGCTGGAGGCCATCGACACCATGACCTGCGTCGCCTGGTACATCAACGACATGAAGCGCAAACACGAGCACGCCATCCGCCAGCAG GAGATCCAGtcgctgctgctgggctggaagGGGCCGGACCTGACCAGCTacggggagctggtgctggagggAACCTTCCGGGTGCAGCGGGTACGCCACGAGCGCGCCGTCTTCCTCTTCGACAAGACCCTCCTCATCACCAAGCGCCGCGGAGACCATTACGTCTACAAGAGCCACATCCCG TGCTCCTCGCTGATGCTGATCGAGAGCACGCGGGACTCGCTCTGCTTCAGCCTGGCGCACTACAAGCACggcaagcagcagcacagcctgcag GCCAAGAGCGTGGAGGAGAAGCGCCTGTGGACCCACCACATCAAGCGGCTGATCCTGGAGAACCACCACGCCATCATCCCCCAGAAG GCTAAGGAAGCCATCCTGGAGATGGACTTGTTCT ACCCCCCGCGCCTGCCCCgctgcagccctgagcaccTGAAGAAGAGCTGGTCCTGCCAGCCCCTGGGTGACACCGCCGCCGAGCCGCGCCAGGGCCGCCGGCAGTCCG AGCCTTTCCAGCACCGGGACCGTGCGGACACGCTGCCAGACCAGCTGCACGGGCACACGGGGCGCAGGCAGTCGGGTGCGGACGCCGGCGGGGACCGGGGACCCcagttggggtggggggggctgg AGCCCGCCAAGCAGATCCTGCGGCAGCTGGGCGAGCAAG GGCTCAAG CATGCTGGCAGCGACGGGGCTCTCCTGGAGGTGGGGgagccccccctgcaccccagagcctgggcagcagctgagGGCGtagtggaggaggaagaggaggaagaggaggaggaggaggaagctatGGGCAAGGActgccaggaggagctgcccagggccggggagctgctggtggagcCCCAGGAGGAGCAG GCTGGGAGGCACCCGCCGGTGCCGGAGGGACCCAAGCGGCCGAGCAGCTGGGGGCCGGGGACCTGCGAGAAGGTCAGTGCGGCCCTGCAGTCCCTGCCCAGGAGTCCcggggcacccagcacccacctgcccaCCCCTCCGCAGGCCGACAGTGCCGTGGAGCAccccgaggggctgggggcacccgAAGCCCCGTCCTCggcagggaccccagcaccggtgctgcccggcggggagggggagccggAGCACGCTGCGGAGGATTTGCAGGGGTTGagcagtgaggaggaggaggaggaggaggaagaaggagccGCCAGCAGCATCCTGCCGCCCTCGGTGCTGGACCAGGCCAGCATCATCGCCGAGCGtttcggcggcggcggcagcttCTCCCGCCGCAGTAGCCTGGCGCTggaggggccggcggggcggccggccaGCTGCAGCGGCAGCGTCCTCAGCCTGGACGGTGGCCCCCCGCTCGAGGCCGGGGAGCCCGGGGACTCCCGCAGCACCGTCCCCTCGCCCGAGCCCCTCGCCGGAGCGCGCCGGGAGTCGCTGCTCTCCAGCCGGGACCGCTTGCTCCTCGACAAGATCAAGAGCTACTATGGCCACGCCGAGCACCAGGACGCCGGCTTCAGCGTCCGCCGCCGCGAGAGCCTCTCCTTCATCCCCAAGGGGCTGGTGCGAAGCTCCGTCTGCCGCCTCAATGGactcccccggcccccggcgaGCCCCGAGCCCCCTGCCCAGCCGGCGCCGGAGGGGCCCGAGGTATCGCCGGAGGGGCCCACGGCATCACCAGCGGGGCCCATGGCATCGCCGGAGGAGCCGTGCCGGGAGAACGGGCTGCAGGCCCCCGAGCCGCTGCTCATCCTGGAGGAGGACGACGTGGGTGCCGTGGGCGAAGGGCTGCCGGCCGGGTCGCCGtcgcggcggcggctgctgctgacCCCTCCGCACGCCGGCACCAAGGTGTACCAGCTGGCGCGGCAGTACAGCCTCCGCATCAAAAGCCGCCGTGCTGGTGCCCGACGTGCCCCGGCGCAGCCGGAGGAGAGGGACCCGTGTGCCAGCACCCCCTTGGCTGTGCCGCGGGGCCGGGGACCGGCGGCGTTGCCCTCCCCGGgtgccccccgcagccccccgagcCCTGGCAGCGCCGAGCCCTTCACCTGGCCCGACGTGCGAGAGCTTCGCGCCCGTTTCGGCGCTCCGCGGCCCCCGCCGGTGAGCCGCAGCCGCTCGGCGCCCGAGGGGCCGTGCCGGGGTGGCCGGCCGGCTGAGAAGGAGCGGGGCAGCGGCCGGAGCCGGAGCgccgaggcggcgggggggtccAGCACCCCCGGGCCGGTACCGGCGCGGCATGGCAGCGACGGGGCACTGTGGGTGGCAGCAGAAGCCCCCCTGGGCTCCGGGCAGCaggtgctggtgctggagcGGCTGCCGCCCCCCACCGAGCCCCCCACCTACGTACAGATCCGCTCGCCCACCACCCGGGAGAAGATCTGCTTGAAGGCGGTGGTGGAGCGCTGCAAAGCCTACCAGGCCTCCGAGGAGTACCGGCGACgctgccccgagccccccgACGCCTCCGAGCCCCCTCGCCCCGGCCTAGTCAGGGACCTGCGGCAGAAATTTCAGACCCTCGACGCCGCCAGCTAG